A portion of the Lolium rigidum isolate FL_2022 chromosome 1, APGP_CSIRO_Lrig_0.1, whole genome shotgun sequence genome contains these proteins:
- the LOC124684541 gene encoding probable GDP-L-fucose synthase 1 produces the protein MGTVTPADPHPAFLADKGGKVFLAGHRGLVGSAIHRRLLALGFTDVVVRTHAELDLTRQAAVEAFFAAELPRYVVLAAAKVGGIHANSTFPADFIAANLQIQTNVVDAALRCGSVRKLLFLGSSCIYPKFAPQPIPEDSLLSGPLEPTNEWYAVAKIAGIKMCQAYRIQHGLDAVSAMPTNLYGPQDNFHPENSHVLPALIRRFHEAKATNAAEVVVWGSGSPLREFLHVDDLADAVIFLMDQYSGLEHVNVGSGSEVTIKELAELVKEVVGFQGKLIWDSTKPDGTPRKLMDSSKIQAMGWMPKVPLKEGLVETYKWYVENVIADKNK, from the exons ATGGGCACCGTCACTCCCGCCG ATCCGCACCCCGCCTTCCTCGCCGACAAGGGCGGCAAGGTCTTCCTCGCGGGCCACCGGGGCCTGGTGGGCTCGGCCATCCACCGCCGCCTGCTCGCGCTGGGCTTCACCGACGTGGTCGTCCGCACCCACGCCGAGCTCGACCTCACCCGCCAGGCGGCCGTCGAGGCCTTCTTCGCCGCCGAGCTGCCCCGCTACGTGGTGCTCGCCGCCGCCAAGGTCGGCGGCATCCACGCCAACTCCACCTTCCCCGCCGACTTCATCGCCGCCAACCTCCAGATCCAGACCAACGTCGTCGACGCCGCGCTCCGCTGCGGCTCCGTCCGCAAGCTGCTCTTCCTCGGCTCCTCCTGCATCTACCCCAAGTTCGCGCCGCAGCCCATCCCCGAGGACTCCCTCCTCTCCGGCCCGCTCGAGCCCACCAACGAGTGGTACGCCGTCGCCAAGATCGCCGGCATCAAGATGTGCCAGGCCTACCGCATCCAGCACGGCCTCGACGCCGTCTCCGCCATGCCCACCAACCTCTACGGCCCGCAGGACAACTTCCACCCGGAGAACTCCCACGTCTTGCCGGCGTTGATCCGCAGGTTCCACGAGGCCAAGGCCACCAATGCCGCCGAGGTCGTCGTCTGGGGCTCTGGCTCGCCTCTGCGTGAGTTCTTGCACGTCGATGACCTCGCTGATGCCGTCATCTTCCTGATGGATCAGTACTCTGGGCTGGAGCATGTCAATGTGGGTAGTGGAAGCGAGGTCACCATTAAGGAGCTTGCTGAGCTGGTCAAGGAGGTGGTCGGCTTCCAGGGGAAGCTCATTTGGGATTCAACCAAGCCCGACGGCACGCCAAGGAAGCTCATGGATAGCTCCAAGATACAGGCGATGGGGTGGATGCCCAAGGTTCCCCTCAAGGAAGGGCTTGTCGAGACGTACAAGTGGTATGTGGAGAATGTCATCGCCGACAAGAACAAGTAA